The Nocardioides humi genome includes a region encoding these proteins:
- a CDS encoding histone-like nucleoid-structuring protein Lsr2, translating into MAQKVNIVLVDDIDGSEATQTVSFGLDGANYEIDLNDKNAGKLRDALAAYVGHGRKVGRAGGAKRGGRAVVAAAGGASAKEVRAWARDNGFTVPERGRIPAEVREAYDAKH; encoded by the coding sequence ATGGCACAGAAGGTCAACATCGTCCTCGTCGACGACATCGACGGCAGCGAGGCGACCCAGACCGTCTCCTTCGGTCTCGACGGCGCCAACTACGAGATCGACCTCAACGACAAGAACGCCGGCAAGCTGCGCGACGCGCTGGCGGCGTACGTCGGGCACGGCCGCAAGGTCGGCCGCGCCGGCGGCGCCAAGCGCGGTGGCCGCGCCGTTGTCGCCGCCGCCGGCGGCGCCTCGGCCAAGGAGGTCCGCGCCTGGGCCCGCGACAACGGCTTCACCGTCCCCGAGCGCGGCCGCATCCCCGCCGAGGTCCGCGAGGCGTACGACGCGAAGCACTGA
- a CDS encoding sensor histidine kinase: MPNDLLTPHDRPVPASYRVAAITASLVVFVCFATAAWYPWFVEQMSWSVGPSDVVAGFLVLILVVLMPSAPWLAFRWPAFAIAVACLPLVPTVLSPWTAPLHFGVLATLGAVALTTSWRRPRIAVGAIALAMLVVLVWVVTGGDMEAPFGSHIDLEYGGGPLSVAIAYGIGFGLLLAFVLWFRSTAMREEHRVRLVAHESAVSEQGAVVAERARLARDLHDVVAHHVSLIAVRAETAPYTEPDLEPAGRRVLAEVAAEARLALDELRGVLGILGRAGDAERAPQPTLADVAALVERTRRSGQEVRLAGDVQAPVGAAAGYAAYRVVQEALTNARKHAPAAPVEVTVSTTPRLLEVAVANPVATPPTDLGGGRGLAGMRERVEALGGRLRVQAAGERFVVEATIPTGGPDVG, encoded by the coding sequence ATGCCGAACGACCTCCTGACCCCGCACGACCGGCCGGTGCCGGCGTCGTACCGCGTGGCCGCGATCACGGCGAGCCTGGTGGTGTTCGTCTGCTTCGCCACCGCCGCCTGGTACCCGTGGTTCGTCGAGCAGATGTCCTGGTCGGTGGGACCGAGCGACGTGGTCGCGGGGTTCCTGGTCCTGATCCTCGTCGTCCTCATGCCGTCGGCGCCGTGGCTGGCGTTCCGCTGGCCGGCCTTCGCGATCGCGGTCGCGTGCCTGCCGCTGGTGCCGACGGTGCTGAGCCCCTGGACCGCGCCGCTGCACTTCGGCGTCCTGGCCACGCTCGGGGCGGTCGCGCTCACGACGTCGTGGCGGCGGCCGCGGATCGCGGTGGGCGCCATCGCGCTGGCGATGCTGGTCGTCCTGGTGTGGGTGGTGACCGGCGGCGACATGGAGGCGCCCTTCGGGTCCCATATCGACCTGGAGTACGGCGGCGGGCCGCTCTCGGTGGCCATCGCCTACGGCATCGGGTTCGGCCTCCTGCTCGCCTTCGTGCTGTGGTTCCGCTCGACGGCGATGCGCGAGGAGCACCGGGTGCGGCTGGTGGCGCACGAGAGCGCCGTGAGCGAGCAGGGCGCGGTGGTCGCCGAGCGGGCCCGGCTGGCCCGCGACCTGCACGACGTGGTCGCCCACCACGTGTCCCTGATCGCGGTGCGCGCCGAGACCGCGCCGTACACCGAGCCCGACCTGGAGCCCGCCGGCCGGCGGGTCCTCGCCGAGGTCGCGGCCGAGGCGCGGCTCGCGCTCGACGAGCTGCGCGGGGTGCTCGGCATCCTCGGCCGGGCCGGGGACGCCGAGCGGGCCCCGCAGCCGACCCTGGCCGACGTGGCGGCGCTCGTGGAGCGCACCCGCAGGTCCGGCCAGGAGGTCCGCCTCGCCGGCGACGTGCAGGCCCCGGTCGGGGCGGCGGCCGGGTACGCGGCGTACCGCGTCGTGCAGGAGGCGCTCACCAACGCCCGCAAGCACGCCCCCGCGGCGCCGGTCGAGGTCACGGTGAGCACGACACCGCGGCTGCTCGAGGTCGCCGTCGCCAACCCCGTCGCGACGCCACCGACCGACCTCGGCGGCGGGCGCGGCCTGGCCGGCATGCGGGAGCGGGTGGAGGCGCTCGGCGGCCGGCTCCGGGTGCAGGCGGCCGGCGAGCGGTTCGTCGTCGAGGCCACCATCCCCACGGGAGGGCCGGATGTCGGATGA
- a CDS encoding response regulator — MSDDPIRVVVADDQPVICSGFAALLDAQPGIEVVGTAGDGRALIALVASTGPDVALVDVRMPELDGIEATRLITADHPTKVLILTTFDLDAYVYDAVRAGASGFLLKDATAERLVEAVRMVAEGAVLLAPAVSRQLVAARFADVPGARPEPAAARDLSPREREVLLELATGRSNAEIAAELHIAPETVKSHVAEVLRKLGLRDRIQAVVYAYEHGLVSRG; from the coding sequence ATGTCGGATGACCCGATCCGGGTGGTCGTCGCCGACGACCAGCCCGTCATCTGCTCCGGCTTCGCCGCGCTGCTCGACGCCCAGCCCGGGATCGAGGTGGTCGGCACCGCCGGCGACGGGCGCGCGCTGATCGCGCTGGTCGCGAGCACCGGGCCCGACGTGGCGCTGGTCGACGTACGGATGCCGGAGCTGGACGGCATCGAGGCCACCCGGCTGATCACCGCCGACCACCCGACGAAGGTGCTCATCCTCACGACCTTCGACCTCGACGCCTACGTGTACGACGCCGTGCGGGCCGGCGCGAGCGGGTTCCTGCTCAAGGACGCCACCGCGGAGCGCCTCGTCGAGGCGGTGCGGATGGTCGCCGAGGGGGCCGTGCTGCTGGCGCCCGCGGTCAGCCGCCAGCTGGTCGCGGCCCGCTTCGCCGACGTACCCGGTGCCCGGCCCGAGCCCGCCGCCGCCCGCGACCTCAGCCCGCGGGAGCGGGAGGTGCTGCTGGAGCTCGCCACGGGCCGCTCGAACGCCGAGATCGCCGCCGAGCTCCACATCGCCCCGGAGACGGTGAAGTCGCACGTCGCGGAGGTGCTGCGCAAGCTGGGGCTGCGGGACCGGATCCAGGCGGTGGTCTACGCCTACGAGCACGGACTCGTGTCACGCGGCTGA
- a CDS encoding ATP-dependent Clp protease ATP-binding subunit produces the protein MFERFTDRARRVVVLAQEEARMLSHNYIGTEHILLGLIHEGEGVAAKALESLDISLEAVRAQVEEIIGQGQQAPSGHIPFTPRAKKVLELSLREALQLGHSYIGTEHILLGLIREGEGVAAQVLQKLGADLNRVRQQVIQLLSGFQGKEGTAAAASTGSSSSGDTPSSSLVLDQFGRNLTQDAREGKLDPIIGRAAQIERVMQVLSRRTKNNPVLIGEPGVGKTSIVEGLAQDIVKGNVPETLKDKQIYTLDLGALVAGSRYRGDFEERLKKVLKEIRTRGDIVLFIDEIHTLVGAGAAEGAIDAASILKPMLARGELQTIGATTLDEYRKYLEKDAALERRFQPIQVPEPSIADTIEMLKGIRDRYEAHHRVTITDEALVSAATLADRYISDRFLPDKAIDLIDEAGSRLRIRRMTAPADLREYDDKIAEVRQRKEAAIDGQDFEAAARLRDEEKQLILKKSEREKQWRAGDMDEVAEVDEELIAEVLAVATGIPIVKLSEEESTRLLKMEDELHKRVIGQDEAVKALSRAIRRTRAGLKDPKRPGGSFIFAGPSGVGKTWLSKTLAEFLFGDEDALIQLDMSEFGEKHTVSRLFGSPPGYVGYEEGGQLTEKVRRKPFSVVLFDEVEKAHPDIFNSLLQILEEGRLTDSQGRVVDFKNCVIIMTTNLGTRDIAKGINLGFNQAGDAAGSYERMKSKVSEELKQHFRPEFLNRVDEIIVFPPLSQEQIVAMVDNMIAAVEVRLKDRDMKIELTQAAKNLLAERGFDPVLGARPLRRTVQREIEDVLAEKMLYGEVGPGQIVLVDVDGEGAAATFTFEGQKVGDLPDLPPLETVGEGGDAGEGDLPAAGND, from the coding sequence ATGTTCGAGCGGTTCACAGACCGTGCCCGCCGGGTGGTCGTGCTGGCCCAGGAAGAGGCCCGCATGCTCTCCCACAACTACATCGGGACCGAGCACATCCTGCTCGGTCTCATCCACGAGGGCGAGGGTGTCGCCGCCAAGGCGCTCGAGTCGCTGGACATCTCCCTGGAGGCGGTGCGCGCCCAGGTCGAGGAGATCATCGGCCAGGGCCAGCAGGCGCCGTCCGGCCACATCCCCTTCACCCCGCGTGCCAAGAAGGTCCTCGAGCTGTCCCTGCGCGAGGCGCTGCAGCTCGGCCACTCCTACATCGGCACCGAGCACATCCTGCTCGGCCTGATCCGGGAGGGCGAGGGCGTCGCCGCCCAGGTCCTGCAGAAGCTCGGCGCCGACCTCAACCGGGTCCGCCAGCAGGTCATCCAGCTGCTCTCCGGCTTCCAGGGCAAGGAGGGCACCGCCGCGGCGGCCAGCACCGGCAGCTCGAGCAGCGGCGACACGCCGTCGTCCTCGCTCGTGCTCGACCAGTTCGGCCGCAACCTGACCCAGGACGCCCGCGAGGGCAAGCTCGACCCCATCATCGGCCGGGCCGCCCAGATCGAGCGCGTGATGCAGGTGCTGTCGCGGCGCACCAAGAACAACCCGGTGCTCATCGGCGAGCCCGGCGTCGGCAAGACCTCGATCGTCGAGGGCCTGGCCCAGGACATCGTCAAGGGCAATGTCCCCGAGACGCTCAAGGACAAGCAGATCTACACCCTCGACCTGGGTGCGCTGGTCGCCGGCTCGCGCTACCGCGGCGACTTCGAGGAGCGCCTGAAGAAGGTGCTCAAGGAGATCCGTACGCGCGGCGACATCGTCCTGTTCATCGACGAGATCCACACCCTGGTCGGCGCCGGCGCGGCCGAGGGCGCGATCGACGCGGCCTCGATCCTGAAGCCGATGCTGGCCCGGGGCGAGCTGCAGACGATCGGCGCGACCACCCTCGACGAGTACCGCAAGTACCTCGAGAAGGATGCGGCGCTGGAGCGCCGGTTCCAGCCGATCCAGGTGCCGGAGCCGTCGATCGCCGACACGATCGAGATGCTCAAGGGCATCCGCGACCGCTACGAGGCGCACCACCGGGTGACCATCACCGACGAGGCGCTGGTCTCGGCCGCGACCCTGGCCGACCGCTACATCTCCGACCGGTTCCTGCCGGACAAGGCGATCGACCTGATCGACGAGGCCGGCTCGCGGCTGCGGATCCGCCGGATGACGGCGCCCGCCGACCTGCGCGAGTACGACGACAAGATCGCCGAGGTGCGCCAGCGCAAGGAGGCGGCCATCGACGGGCAGGACTTCGAGGCGGCCGCGCGCCTGCGCGACGAGGAGAAGCAGCTGATCCTGAAGAAGTCCGAGCGCGAGAAGCAGTGGCGCGCGGGCGACATGGACGAGGTCGCCGAGGTCGACGAGGAGCTGATCGCCGAGGTGCTCGCCGTGGCGACTGGCATCCCGATCGTGAAGCTCTCCGAGGAGGAGTCCACCCGGCTGCTCAAGATGGAGGACGAGCTCCACAAGCGGGTCATCGGCCAGGACGAGGCGGTCAAGGCGCTCTCGCGCGCGATCCGTCGTACCCGTGCCGGCCTGAAGGACCCCAAGCGCCCCGGCGGCTCGTTCATCTTCGCCGGCCCGTCCGGCGTCGGGAAGACCTGGCTGTCCAAGACGCTGGCGGAATTCCTCTTCGGCGACGAGGACGCGCTGATCCAGCTCGACATGTCGGAGTTCGGCGAGAAGCACACCGTCTCGCGGCTGTTCGGCTCGCCTCCGGGCTACGTCGGCTACGAGGAGGGCGGCCAGCTCACCGAGAAGGTGCGCCGCAAGCCGTTCTCCGTGGTCCTCTTCGACGAGGTAGAGAAGGCCCACCCCGACATCTTCAACAGCCTGCTGCAGATCCTGGAGGAAGGTCGCCTGACCGACTCCCAGGGCCGGGTCGTGGACTTCAAGAACTGCGTCATCATCATGACCACCAACCTCGGCACGCGTGACATCGCCAAGGGCATCAACCTGGGCTTCAACCAGGCCGGCGACGCCGCAGGCTCCTACGAGCGGATGAAGAGCAAGGTGTCCGAGGAGCTCAAGCAGCACTTCCGCCCCGAGTTCCTCAACCGCGTCGACGAGATCATCGTGTTCCCGCCGCTGTCGCAGGAGCAGATCGTCGCGATGGTCGACAACATGATCGCCGCGGTCGAGGTCCGGCTGAAGGACCGCGACATGAAGATCGAGCTCACCCAGGCCGCGAAGAACCTGCTCGCCGAGCGGGGCTTCGACCCGGTCCTCGGTGCGCGGCCGCTGCGGCGTACCGTCCAGCGCGAGATCGAGGACGTGCTCGCCGAGAAGATGCTGTACGGCGAGGTCGGCCCCGGCCAGATCGTGCTCGTGGACGTCGACGGCGAGGGCGCCGCGGCGACCTTCACCTTCGAGGGCCAGAAGGTCGGCGACCTCCCCGACCTGCCTCCGCTCGAGACGGTCGGCGAGGGCGGCGACGCCGGCGAGGGCGACCTGCCCGCCGCCGGCAACGACTGA
- a CDS encoding GntR family transcriptional regulator — protein MGMHAPRRTEDQTRRIRDLLRASIVAGDYASNVLPSEEELRAEFDAPRACIREALLLLQDEGMVDRVRGQGTFLHGGRTWYSMRELHGVEDPQEDSIWSGRMQTTLIDWSTVPAMPPVARLLAVDDGEPVLRIDYVALLDGVSTGYATNYMAEPEAARVSPEMIENDFYAMLTRAGIEVGRSTFHIETALADHQDAQILDIVAGEPVMVLEEVVYDGADRPFDVAFCRTRRQTALFSRESLSTAVPGA, from the coding sequence ATGGGCATGCACGCACCTCGTCGTACCGAGGACCAGACCCGGCGCATCCGTGACCTGCTGCGGGCGAGCATCGTCGCCGGCGACTACGCGTCGAACGTGCTCCCGTCGGAGGAGGAGCTGCGGGCCGAGTTCGACGCACCACGCGCCTGTATCCGCGAGGCGCTGCTGCTGCTCCAGGACGAGGGCATGGTGGACCGGGTCCGCGGGCAGGGCACCTTCCTCCACGGCGGACGGACGTGGTACTCGATGCGGGAGCTGCACGGGGTCGAGGACCCGCAGGAGGACAGCATCTGGAGCGGCCGGATGCAGACCACGCTGATCGACTGGAGCACGGTCCCCGCCATGCCGCCGGTCGCGCGGCTGCTGGCCGTCGACGACGGCGAGCCGGTCCTGCGGATCGACTACGTCGCCCTGCTCGACGGCGTCTCGACCGGCTACGCGACCAACTACATGGCGGAGCCGGAGGCCGCCCGTGTGTCGCCCGAGATGATCGAGAACGACTTCTACGCCATGCTCACCCGAGCCGGCATCGAGGTCGGCCGCAGCACCTTCCACATCGAGACCGCGCTCGCGGACCACCAGGACGCGCAGATCCTGGACATCGTCGCCGGCGAGCCGGTGATGGTGCTCGAGGAGGTCGTGTACGACGGCGCCGACCGCCCGTTCGACGTCGCGTTCTGCCGCACCCGCCGCCAGACGGCCCTGTTCTCGCGGGAGAGCCTCTCGACGGCCGTCCCCGGAGCCTGA
- a CDS encoding GntR family transcriptional regulator yields the protein MTRSNTLHRRGPHRPAVRWLRDALWSEVMSGGFSGGLFPREADLMKSYGASRSTVREAIDLLRREGIVERIQGTGTLAVAHRNTMKLVEAHGFGDSVQRAMPGTASRVLAHEIVPMPRAAARRLACEPGEDALLIEYVGYQYGQILGLYSNYVRFPQAESVRTTPFRTHWYALLEKAGITIGETDFLIEVMAADQLLAGILEMEVGRPVLAMEQVIRDDAGDAFNYAVLRSRGDRMSVLSQAISPTFGIRKG from the coding sequence ATGACCCGGTCGAACACACTCCACCGTCGTGGCCCGCACCGACCCGCGGTGCGCTGGCTGCGTGACGCGCTGTGGTCGGAGGTGATGAGCGGAGGCTTCTCGGGCGGTCTGTTCCCCCGCGAGGCCGACCTCATGAAGTCCTACGGCGCCTCGCGGTCCACCGTTCGCGAGGCGATCGACCTGCTCCGGCGCGAGGGGATCGTGGAGCGGATCCAGGGCACGGGCACCCTGGCCGTCGCCCACCGCAACACCATGAAGCTGGTCGAGGCGCACGGCTTCGGCGACAGCGTGCAGCGCGCCATGCCCGGCACCGCCAGCCGCGTCCTGGCCCACGAGATCGTGCCCATGCCGCGCGCCGCGGCCCGCCGTCTCGCCTGCGAGCCCGGTGAGGACGCGCTCCTCATCGAGTACGTCGGCTACCAGTACGGCCAGATCCTGGGGCTCTACTCGAACTACGTCCGCTTCCCGCAGGCCGAGTCCGTCCGCACCACGCCGTTCCGGACGCACTGGTACGCGCTGCTGGAGAAGGCCGGCATCACCATCGGGGAGACCGACTTCCTCATCGAGGTCATGGCCGCCGACCAGCTGCTCGCCGGCATCCTCGAGATGGAGGTGGGCCGGCCCGTGCTGGCCATGGAGCAGGTGATCCGCGACGACGCGGGCGACGCCTTCAACTACGCGGTCCTGCGCAGCCGGGGCGACCGGATGTCCGTCCTGTCCCAGGCCATCAGCCCGACCTTCGGCATCCGGAAAGGCTGA
- a CDS encoding ABC transporter permease translates to MTRFVLRRLGYGVPVLFGVAVIVFGTVKLIPGDPAALLAGTGASEETKEQVRRSLGLDQNIVVQFWNWLTNAVQGDLGTSIAQHRPARELVVSAFGNTLVLAAYALVLALVLGIALGAVAALRPTTVLGRICGAISSVSVSAPQYSVALLFIIYLSLGTGLFPVSGMHDVNGGGFGDLLWHGFLPALTSALVPAGMIGRVFRASLLEVLGMDFVEALRARGLSPRQVLVHAIHNTLPSLLTVAGLQVGYLLGGVVFVETIFSWPGLGSLLFSAISTRDLPVTQAGVLVSAAAFVLVNIAVDTAHALIDPE, encoded by the coding sequence ATGACCCGATTCGTCCTCCGCCGGCTCGGCTACGGCGTTCCCGTCCTCTTCGGCGTGGCGGTGATCGTCTTCGGCACCGTCAAGCTGATCCCCGGCGATCCTGCCGCGCTGCTCGCCGGCACCGGCGCGTCGGAGGAGACCAAGGAGCAGGTACGCCGCAGCCTCGGGCTGGACCAGAACATCGTGGTCCAGTTCTGGAACTGGCTGACCAACGCCGTCCAGGGCGATCTCGGCACCAGCATCGCCCAGCACCGCCCGGCCCGCGAGCTGGTGGTCTCCGCGTTCGGCAACACGCTGGTCCTCGCGGCGTACGCGCTGGTCCTCGCGCTGGTGCTCGGCATCGCGCTCGGAGCCGTCGCGGCACTGCGGCCGACCACGGTCCTGGGCAGGATCTGCGGCGCGATCAGCTCGGTGTCGGTGTCGGCGCCGCAGTACTCCGTCGCGCTGCTGTTCATCATCTACCTCTCGCTCGGCACCGGCCTGTTCCCGGTCTCCGGCATGCACGACGTCAACGGCGGCGGCTTCGGCGACCTGCTCTGGCACGGCTTCCTGCCCGCGCTCACCTCCGCCCTGGTGCCGGCCGGCATGATCGGCCGGGTCTTCCGGGCCTCGCTGCTGGAGGTGCTCGGCATGGACTTCGTCGAGGCGCTGCGCGCCCGCGGGCTGTCCCCGCGCCAGGTGCTGGTCCACGCGATCCACAACACCCTGCCCTCCCTGCTGACGGTCGCCGGCCTGCAGGTCGGCTACCTGCTCGGCGGCGTCGTGTTCGTCGAGACCATCTTCAGCTGGCCCGGCCTCGGCAGCCTGCTGTTCAGCGCCATCTCGACCAGGGACCTGCCGGTCACCCAGGCGGGCGTGCTCGTCAGCGCCGCCGCCTTCGTCCTCGTCAACATCGCCGTCGACACCGCCCACGCGCTCATCGACCCCGAGTGA
- a CDS encoding ABC transporter permease produces the protein MTTTTADIAASTASPARPVSRRRRTRARTRRPLALWIYGGLAGLLVLLGLVGPWLVGDVTTNVMTQRLLPPGSAGHLLGTDGQGRDVLARVVAGARPSMVSALLPVAIGALVGSAIGILAAMGPGWLHSLIMRTADVFYAFPAVLLAIAIAAALGPGTMTTVISLSVVLVPPIARIAETETMRLKGMDFMEAAYASGAGTFAIARRQVLTNVLPTLLVYATSLIGLALVFAGGMSFLGLGVAPPHPEWGQMINEQRQNMYTAPMTALIPALVIFGASLVFNQLGDALRDVLDVRRKGR, from the coding sequence ATGACCACCACCACGGCGGACATCGCCGCCTCGACCGCATCGCCCGCCCGGCCGGTCAGCCGGCGGCGTCGGACCCGCGCCCGCACCCGCCGGCCCCTCGCCCTCTGGATCTACGGCGGTCTCGCCGGGCTCCTGGTCCTGCTGGGACTCGTCGGGCCGTGGCTCGTCGGCGACGTCACCACCAACGTGATGACCCAGCGGCTGCTCCCTCCGGGCTCGGCCGGACACCTCCTCGGCACCGACGGCCAGGGACGCGACGTCCTCGCGCGGGTGGTCGCCGGCGCCCGGCCGAGCATGGTCTCCGCGCTGCTGCCGGTGGCGATCGGCGCCCTCGTCGGCAGTGCGATCGGCATCCTGGCCGCCATGGGGCCGGGATGGCTGCACTCGCTGATCATGCGGACGGCGGACGTGTTCTACGCCTTCCCCGCGGTGCTGCTGGCGATCGCGATCGCCGCCGCCCTCGGCCCGGGCACGATGACCACGGTCATCTCGCTGTCCGTCGTCCTCGTCCCGCCGATCGCGCGGATCGCCGAGACGGAGACCATGCGGCTCAAGGGGATGGACTTCATGGAGGCGGCGTACGCCAGCGGGGCCGGCACGTTCGCGATCGCCCGCCGGCAGGTGCTCACCAACGTGCTGCCCACGCTGCTGGTCTATGCCACCAGCCTGATCGGCCTCGCCCTGGTGTTCGCCGGCGGCATGTCCTTCCTCGGCCTGGGCGTGGCGCCGCCGCACCCCGAGTGGGGCCAGATGATCAACGAGCAACGGCAGAACATGTACACCGCGCCGATGACCGCCCTGATCCCGGCTCTGGTGATCTTCGGCGCCTCGCTCGTCTTCAACCAGCTCGGCGACGCGCTGCGCGACGTCCTCGACGTACGACGGAAGGGCCGGTGA
- a CDS encoding ABC transporter ATP-binding protein produces the protein MTESHLQVTGLHTTFGKGDGAVRAVRGVDLEVEPGGTFVLLGESGSGKSVTARSILRLYGGNATITGSVVLGGVDLAALSEREMRALRGSRIGMVPQDPTGALDPLRTIGSQLVEVLVTHDVVADRKAAKTRAVELLEKVGIADPARIAGARPHQLSGGMRQRAVIAIAIACEPDVLIADEPTTALDVTVQAAVLELFRELQRSLGTSLLMVTHDVGVAEELGGTVGVMYAGTMMETGPISEVLAQPRHPYTRGLLASLPLPGVARGQLQVIPGRPPLTGEVADGCSFAARCTEVRSSCRTTPPPLVAVGPGRHAACPIVNGQQEAWKEGAA, from the coding sequence GTGACCGAGAGCCACCTGCAGGTCACCGGCCTGCACACCACCTTCGGCAAGGGGGACGGCGCCGTCCGTGCGGTGCGCGGCGTCGACCTGGAGGTCGAGCCCGGCGGCACCTTCGTGCTGCTCGGCGAGAGCGGCAGCGGCAAGTCCGTCACCGCCCGCTCGATCCTGCGCCTCTACGGGGGGAACGCGACCATCACCGGATCGGTCGTGCTGGGTGGGGTCGACCTGGCCGCCCTCTCCGAGCGTGAGATGCGCGCCCTGCGCGGCTCCCGGATCGGGATGGTGCCGCAGGACCCCACCGGCGCGCTCGACCCGCTGCGCACCATCGGCTCCCAGCTCGTCGAGGTGCTGGTCACCCACGACGTGGTAGCGGACCGCAAGGCCGCCAAGACCCGCGCGGTCGAGCTGCTCGAGAAGGTGGGCATCGCCGACCCGGCGCGGATCGCCGGCGCCCGCCCGCACCAGCTCTCCGGCGGCATGCGGCAGCGGGCGGTGATCGCCATCGCGATCGCCTGCGAGCCGGACGTGCTCATCGCCGACGAGCCGACCACGGCGCTCGACGTGACCGTCCAGGCTGCGGTCCTCGAGCTGTTCCGCGAGCTGCAGCGCTCGCTCGGGACCTCGCTGCTCATGGTCACCCACGATGTCGGCGTGGCCGAGGAGCTCGGCGGCACCGTCGGCGTGATGTACGCCGGCACCATGATGGAGACCGGCCCGATCAGCGAGGTGCTCGCGCAGCCGCGGCACCCCTACACCCGGGGGCTGCTCGCCTCCCTCCCTCTCCCCGGGGTGGCCCGTGGTCAGCTGCAAGTGATCCCCGGCCGCCCGCCGCTGACCGGCGAGGTCGCCGACGGATGCTCCTTCGCGGCCCGCTGCACCGAGGTCCGGTCGTCGTGCCGGACCACCCCGCCGCCCCTCGTCGCGGTCGGCCCCGGCCGCCACGCGGCCTGCCCCATCGTCAACGGCCAGCAGGAGGCCTGGAAGGAGGGCGCGGCATGA
- a CDS encoding ABC transporter ATP-binding protein: protein MSTVLETPEVAPTSGRRRPLILVNDLTKTFGNGVRAVSDVNLTLYAGETLGIVGESGCGKSTTAKMMLRLLEPDSGEVLFDGADIHRLRGRELKALRRRLQVVPQNPQTSLNPRLTIAESIAFNMSAHGFSRAERARRIPDLLDRVGLDPSYGERHPHQMSGGQLQRAAIARALATDPEVVICDEAVSALDKSVQAQVLNLLADLQRELGIAYVFISHDLAVVEHISDRVAVMYLGRVVEEGAAEEIWNDPRHPYTATLLSSTPGPDRSRIVLDGELPNPAAPPSGCGFRTRCPLAADVCAQEWPTLTVRTPLHHASCVHQDPVPLMRPA from the coding sequence ATGAGCACCGTGCTCGAGACCCCCGAGGTCGCGCCCACCTCGGGACGCAGGAGGCCACTGATCCTGGTCAACGACCTCACCAAGACCTTCGGCAACGGCGTGCGTGCCGTGTCCGACGTCAATCTCACCCTGTACGCCGGCGAGACGCTCGGCATCGTCGGGGAGTCCGGCTGCGGCAAGTCCACCACCGCGAAGATGATGCTGCGGCTGCTCGAGCCCGACTCCGGCGAGGTCCTCTTCGACGGGGCCGACATCCACCGGCTGCGGGGCAGGGAGCTGAAGGCGCTGCGCCGCCGCCTCCAGGTGGTGCCGCAGAATCCGCAGACCAGCCTCAACCCGCGGCTGACCATCGCCGAGTCGATCGCGTTCAACATGAGCGCGCACGGCTTCTCCCGGGCCGAGCGGGCCCGCCGGATCCCGGACCTGCTCGACCGCGTCGGCCTCGACCCGTCGTACGGCGAGCGCCACCCGCACCAGATGTCAGGCGGCCAGCTGCAGCGCGCCGCGATCGCGCGGGCGCTGGCCACTGACCCGGAGGTCGTGATCTGCGACGAGGCTGTGAGCGCGCTCGACAAGAGCGTTCAGGCGCAGGTGCTCAACCTGCTCGCCGACCTGCAGCGCGAGCTCGGCATCGCCTATGTGTTCATCAGTCACGACCTGGCGGTCGTCGAGCACATCTCCGACCGGGTCGCCGTGATGTACCTCGGCCGGGTGGTCGAGGAGGGCGCCGCCGAGGAGATCTGGAACGACCCACGCCATCCCTACACGGCGACCCTGCTGTCCTCCACACCCGGCCCCGACCGGTCCCGGATCGTGCTCGACGGCGAGCTGCCGAACCCGGCGGCCCCGCCCTCCGGATGCGGGTTCCGGACCCGGTGCCCCCTCGCGGCCGACGTCTGCGCGCAGGAGTGGCCGACCCTCACCGTCCGCACCCCGCTGCACCACGCGTCGTGCGTCCACCAGGACCCGGTTCCGTTGATGCGACCCGCCTGA